The proteins below are encoded in one region of Halalkalicoccus jeotgali B3:
- a CDS encoding DUF7569 family protein, with amino-acid sequence MTDVSCDGCSEEVRTALSRTVSLAVDGSDVDSQTLCPGCFADWIERYERRMQPDPAPSVEGIDFVE; translated from the coding sequence ATGACCGACGTTTCCTGTGACGGCTGTAGCGAGGAGGTCCGGACGGCCCTTTCGCGGACCGTTTCCCTTGCGGTCGATGGTTCTGACGTCGACTCACAGACGCTCTGTCCCGGTTGCTTCGCCGACTGGATCGAGCGCTACGAACGGCGGATGCAGCCCGACCCCGCCCCCTCCGTCGAGGGGATCGACTTCGTCGAGTGA
- a CDS encoding SRPBCC family protein produces MREVSVSRFVRATPRQVGRVLSPAALVEYEGSFEPRETVELADGTRVVAGASGLEMGLFFEEFENGYRYEQEGDAGPFERMETTITYAPENEGTRIGMDSAVTLGLFPRALTDRVAVWKREAELERALGAIERAL; encoded by the coding sequence ATGCGCGAGGTCAGCGTCTCGCGGTTCGTCCGCGCGACACCGAGACAGGTCGGGCGGGTCCTCTCGCCGGCGGCGCTCGTCGAATACGAGGGGAGTTTCGAGCCCCGCGAGACGGTCGAACTGGCGGACGGAACCCGCGTGGTCGCCGGCGCGAGCGGGCTGGAGATGGGACTGTTCTTCGAGGAGTTCGAAAACGGCTATCGCTACGAGCAAGAGGGCGACGCCGGCCCCTTCGAGCGCATGGAGACGACGATCACCTACGCGCCCGAAAACGAGGGGACGCGAATCGGGATGGACTCGGCCGTGACGCTCGGTCTGTTTCCCCGCGCGCTCACCGACCGCGTGGCGGTCTGGAAGCGCGAGGCCGAACTCGAACGCGCCCTCGGCGCGATCGAAAGGGCGCTATGA
- a CDS encoding inorganic phosphate transporter, giving the protein MVDAATLLTVLVAALASLFMAWAIGAGSSGSTPFAPAVGANAISVMRAGFLVGLLGFAGAVLQGANVSEAVGRELISGVTLSGEAATVGLLTAATLVAIGVFTGYPIATAFTVTGAIVGVGLALGGAPAWAKYAEIATLWVLTPFIGGGIAYGTARLLRAEGVPERYTVPVLAGLIGALLANIEFVLLGPPGGSRSVARSVSVALGSPAIGEVAVGAIGATVAFALLVMLAVGRDMERDADGAQRRFLLVLGGLVAFSAGGSQVGLAIGPLLPLLDPFDLSVTAVLVGGGIGLLAGSWTGAPRMIKAIAQDYSSLGPRRSIAALIPSFAIAQAAVLFGIPVSFNEIIVSAVVGAGYAAGGGGVSKAKMGYTVLAWIGSLVLSIVLGYGIFTLVFSVL; this is encoded by the coding sequence ATGGTCGACGCCGCAACCCTTCTCACCGTTCTCGTCGCCGCGCTCGCGAGTCTCTTCATGGCATGGGCGATCGGCGCGGGCTCCAGCGGCTCGACACCGTTTGCCCCCGCCGTCGGTGCGAACGCCATCTCGGTGATGCGCGCCGGCTTTCTGGTCGGCCTGCTGGGCTTCGCGGGGGCGGTGTTGCAGGGCGCGAACGTCTCTGAGGCCGTCGGACGCGAACTCATCTCGGGGGTCACCCTCTCGGGGGAGGCCGCGACAGTCGGCCTACTGACCGCCGCGACGCTGGTCGCGATCGGCGTCTTCACGGGCTACCCGATCGCCACCGCCTTCACCGTCACGGGCGCGATCGTCGGGGTCGGCCTCGCGCTCGGTGGCGCCCCCGCGTGGGCGAAGTACGCCGAGATCGCCACTCTCTGGGTTCTGACGCCCTTTATCGGCGGCGGGATCGCCTACGGCACGGCCCGCCTGCTGCGTGCGGAGGGGGTTCCCGAACGCTACACCGTCCCCGTCCTTGCCGGGTTGATCGGCGCGCTGCTTGCGAACATCGAGTTCGTTCTCCTGGGGCCGCCCGGCGGGAGTCGCTCGGTCGCCAGAAGCGTCTCGGTCGCGCTCGGGTCGCCGGCGATCGGCGAGGTTGCCGTCGGCGCGATCGGAGCCACCGTGGCGTTCGCGCTCCTCGTCATGCTGGCTGTCGGTCGGGACATGGAACGGGACGCAGACGGCGCTCAGCGCCGATTCTTGCTCGTGTTGGGCGGGCTGGTCGCGTTCTCGGCCGGCGGCAGCCAAGTCGGGCTCGCGATCGGGCCGTTGCTGCCGCTTCTCGACCCGTTCGACCTCTCGGTGACCGCGGTGTTGGTCGGCGGCGGGATCGGGTTGCTCGCCGGGTCGTGGACCGGCGCGCCACGCATGATCAAGGCGATCGCACAGGACTACTCCTCGCTGGGGCCACGCCGGTCGATCGCCGCGCTCATCCCTTCGTTCGCGATCGCGCAGGCCGCTGTGCTGTTTGGCATCCCGGTCTCGTTTAACGAGATCATCGTCAGCGCGGTCGTCGGCGCAGGGTACGCCGCGGGCGGGGGCGGGGTGAGCAAGGCCAAGATGGGATATACCGTCCTCGCGTGGATCGGTTCGCTCGTGCTCTCGATCGTGCTCGGCTACGGGATCTTCACGCTCGTCTTCTCGGTGCTGTGA
- a CDS encoding hemolysin family protein, which produces MEFSLLVQTDVLGVELTTGTVTALGVATILLLVALSAFFSSSEIAMFSLAQHRVEAMVEEDLSGAEMVQALKEDPHRLLVTILVGNNLVNIAMTAISTSLLSLYLGGATAAVLSTFGITALVLLFGESGPKSYAVEHTESWARRVARPLKIAEYLMYPLVVLFDYLTRQINRLTGSTGGAIETPYVTRDEIQDMLETGEREGVIEEDEHEMLQRIFRFTDTIAKEVMTPRLDMTAVDTETSVNEAIETCVQSGHERLPVYEGNLDNVIGIVTIRDLVRHSQYGEGKLPLSDLTTPTLHVPESKNVDELLTEMREDRLKMVIVIDEFGTTEGLVTMEDLVEEVVGEILEGGEDEPVEHVDETTVVVRGEVNIDEVNEALEIELPEGEEFETIAGFIFNRAGRLVEEGESITYDSVEITVESVENTRIMKARIQKHPTNDEDEDEDATEIDQEA; this is translated from the coding sequence ATGGAGTTCTCGCTTCTCGTCCAGACCGACGTCCTCGGTGTCGAACTCACCACCGGAACGGTGACGGCCCTCGGAGTCGCGACGATCCTGTTGCTGGTCGCTCTGTCCGCCTTCTTCTCCTCCTCGGAGATCGCGATGTTCTCGCTGGCCCAACACCGCGTCGAGGCGATGGTCGAGGAGGACCTCTCGGGTGCGGAGATGGTCCAGGCGCTCAAGGAGGACCCTCACCGCCTGCTGGTGACGATCCTCGTAGGCAACAACCTCGTCAACATTGCCATGACGGCAATCTCGACGAGTCTGCTGAGCCTGTATCTCGGCGGGGCGACCGCCGCGGTCCTCTCGACGTTCGGCATCACCGCGCTAGTCCTGTTGTTCGGCGAGAGCGGCCCCAAATCCTACGCGGTCGAACACACCGAGTCGTGGGCCCGGCGGGTCGCCCGCCCGCTGAAGATCGCGGAGTACCTGATGTATCCGTTGGTCGTCCTCTTCGACTACCTCACCCGCCAGATCAACCGCCTCACCGGCAGTACCGGCGGGGCGATCGAGACGCCCTACGTCACCCGCGACGAGATCCAGGACATGCTCGAAACCGGCGAGCGTGAAGGGGTAATCGAGGAGGACGAACACGAGATGCTCCAGCGCATCTTCCGGTTTACCGACACCATCGCAAAGGAGGTGATGACTCCCCGTCTCGATATGACCGCCGTCGACACCGAGACGTCGGTCAACGAGGCGATCGAGACCTGCGTCCAGAGCGGTCACGAGCGCCTGCCCGTTTACGAGGGCAACCTCGACAACGTCATCGGGATCGTCACCATCCGGGACCTGGTACGCCACTCGCAGTACGGCGAGGGCAAACTCCCGCTGTCGGATCTCACCACCCCGACGCTGCACGTCCCCGAATCGAAGAACGTCGACGAACTGCTCACCGAGATGCGCGAGGACCGCCTGAAGATGGTGATCGTCATCGACGAGTTCGGCACCACCGAGGGACTGGTCACGATGGAGGACCTCGTCGAGGAGGTCGTCGGCGAGATCCTCGAAGGCGGCGAGGACGAACCCGTCGAACACGTCGACGAGACCACGGTCGTCGTTCGCGGCGAGGTCAACATCGACGAGGTCAACGAGGCGCTGGAGATCGAACTCCCCGAGGGTGAGGAGTTCGAGACCATCGCGGGCTTTATCTTCAACCGGGCGGGTCGCCTCGTCGAGGAAGGCGAGTCCATCACCTACGATTCGGTCGAGATTACGGTCGAGAGCGTCGAGAACACCCGAATCATGAAAGCCCGGATTCAGAAACACCCGACCAACGACGAGGACGAGGACGAGGACGCCACCGAGATCGATCAGGAGGCCTGA
- a CDS encoding YgaP family membrane protein codes for MEKNVCGIDRRVRILGGIGLLAAALRTRGIRRVGALLAGAVLLGTAATQRCPLNALVGIDSCRVGERSEPER; via the coding sequence ATGGAGAAGAACGTCTGCGGCATCGACAGACGGGTCCGGATACTCGGTGGGATCGGGCTGCTCGCGGCCGCGCTGCGGACACGGGGGATCCGGCGAGTGGGCGCGCTGCTTGCGGGGGCGGTCCTCCTCGGTACCGCGGCGACCCAGCGGTGTCCGCTGAACGCGCTGGTGGGAATCGACAGCTGTCGCGTTGGGGAGCGCTCGGAACCCGAACGGTGA
- the upp gene encoding uracil phosphoribosyltransferase, whose translation MTIEDRDTAHVITHALARDTLSRLRDVETEQVGFRKGLVKLGRICGYEIIDGSMETEYVEIQTPLETTMGERVKGLDDVVIINVLRAATPFVEGLLKAFPRAKQGVISAGRDEEAGMAEGEFPITIDYVKLPEIHEDDTVIVADPMLATGSTMCAVLEQILENAPDPEHLFVLSAVSAPDGLIRVGEAFPEAELLTVSIDDRLNDDGFIVPGLGDAGDRAFRTT comes from the coding sequence ATGACCATCGAAGACAGGGACACCGCACACGTCATCACGCACGCGCTGGCGCGAGATACCCTCTCGCGGCTGCGCGACGTCGAGACCGAGCAGGTCGGCTTTCGCAAGGGGCTCGTCAAGCTCGGGCGGATCTGTGGCTACGAGATCATCGACGGCAGCATGGAGACCGAGTACGTCGAGATCCAGACCCCACTGGAGACGACGATGGGCGAGCGCGTCAAGGGACTGGATGACGTCGTAATCATCAACGTCCTGCGGGCCGCGACACCCTTCGTCGAGGGGCTTCTGAAGGCGTTCCCGCGGGCGAAACAGGGTGTCATCTCGGCGGGCCGCGACGAGGAAGCGGGGATGGCCGAAGGCGAGTTCCCCATCACCATCGATTACGTCAAACTGCCCGAGATCCACGAGGACGACACCGTGATCGTCGCCGACCCGATGCTCGCGACCGGCTCGACGATGTGTGCGGTCTTAGAGCAGATCCTCGAGAACGCCCCCGATCCCGAACACCTGTTCGTCCTCTCTGCGGTGAGCGCTCCCGACGGTCTGATCCGCGTCGGCGAGGCGTTCCCCGAGGCCGAACTCCTCACCGTCTCGATCGACGACCGCCTGAACGACGACGGCTTTATCGTTCCCGGGCTGGGCGATGCGGGCGACCGGGCGTTCCGCACGACGTAG
- a CDS encoding carbon starvation CstA family protein: MAGVIWIVAIVLVTFTVAYIGYGRYLSRFVGLDDARETPAHKYEDGQEYVPATKPVLLGHHYSSIAGGAPIVGPITAALTWGWLPAVLWVAIGNPLMGAVHDFTSLSASLRHEGKSIGYIIGEYVGERGKDMLLWFAFLLIILVVAVFALVIGVVFNAYPQAATASVLYVGLAVLFGIWLYQLGLPFSVGTVIFVAGVFASVWVGIQYPVALVPGDYPAGTLVLFGGFPIALLDSPNIAAWVVTMLIYGAAASILPVWTLLQPRDYLSSFLLYAGVGGSLLAVIAGTFLTSTAQPLEIQIGAWYGFFGQGSPLAEFLPAMMPLFPLLFITIACGTISGFHSLVSSGTTAKQLNKESDARLIGYGGMLAEGLLAAVALCAVALIAIPAGSGGIGLALPNFAEGGGIILTALGVPLLTGEVFMALVLASFLLTSMDTAVRLGRYMMEEIVGTPETAVESYAANKYVNTGVIGVVAFFLLGSGRWEDLWTLFGGANQLLAALALLTGTVWLANWDQSKQLLSTGAPMAIMTFITIAGLAWVGGYQIVGGRLLGITAEAETTLLGQVSAVAQVLIIITLIGLALSLLKLGYENLQTVRGPGEAVAADGGTEDD, from the coding sequence ATGGCAGGAGTTATCTGGATCGTCGCGATCGTACTCGTGACGTTCACGGTCGCGTACATCGGCTACGGGCGCTATCTCTCGCGGTTCGTCGGCCTCGACGACGCTCGGGAGACGCCCGCACACAAATACGAGGACGGACAGGAGTACGTCCCGGCGACGAAACCCGTCCTGCTGGGACATCACTATTCGAGCATCGCGGGCGGGGCACCGATCGTCGGCCCGATCACGGCGGCGTTGACGTGGGGTTGGCTGCCCGCCGTGTTGTGGGTCGCCATCGGCAACCCGCTGATGGGGGCGGTCCACGACTTCACCTCGCTGTCGGCGAGTCTCCGTCACGAGGGCAAATCGATCGGCTACATCATCGGCGAGTACGTCGGCGAGCGCGGCAAGGACATGCTGTTGTGGTTCGCGTTCCTGCTCATCATCCTCGTGGTGGCGGTGTTCGCGCTGGTCATCGGCGTCGTCTTCAACGCCTATCCGCAGGCCGCGACCGCGAGCGTGCTGTACGTCGGGCTGGCAGTCCTCTTCGGTATCTGGCTCTACCAGCTGGGACTTCCCTTCTCGGTCGGAACGGTGATCTTCGTCGCGGGCGTGTTCGCCTCGGTCTGGGTCGGCATCCAGTATCCCGTTGCGCTCGTCCCGGGCGATTACCCCGCGGGGACGCTCGTCCTCTTTGGCGGGTTCCCGATCGCCTTGCTCGACAGCCCGAACATCGCCGCGTGGGTCGTCACGATGCTGATCTACGGTGCGGCCGCGAGTATCCTCCCGGTGTGGACGCTGCTCCAGCCCCGCGATTACCTCTCGTCGTTCCTGTTGTACGCGGGCGTGGGCGGCTCGCTGCTGGCGGTGATCGCCGGGACCTTCCTCACGTCGACCGCCCAGCCCCTCGAGATCCAGATCGGTGCATGGTACGGCTTCTTCGGACAGGGCAGCCCGCTCGCGGAGTTCCTCCCGGCGATGATGCCGCTGTTTCCGCTGTTGTTCATCACCATCGCCTGCGGGACGATCAGTGGCTTTCACTCGCTGGTCTCCTCGGGCACGACCGCAAAACAGCTCAACAAGGAAAGCGACGCCCGGTTGATCGGCTACGGGGGAATGCTCGCGGAGGGCCTGCTCGCGGCGGTCGCGCTGTGTGCGGTCGCGCTGATCGCCATTCCGGCCGGGTCGGGCGGGATCGGGCTGGCGCTGCCGAACTTCGCCGAGGGCGGCGGGATCATCCTGACCGCCCTCGGCGTGCCGCTTCTGACCGGCGAGGTCTTCATGGCGCTCGTCCTCGCGAGTTTCCTGCTGACGAGCATGGACACCGCCGTGCGTCTGGGTCGCTATATGATGGAAGAGATCGTCGGCACCCCCGAGACCGCTGTCGAAAGCTACGCCGCCAACAAGTACGTCAACACGGGCGTCATCGGCGTTGTGGCCTTCTTCCTGCTCGGGAGCGGGCGCTGGGAGGACCTCTGGACGCTCTTTGGCGGGGCGAACCAGCTGCTCGCGGCGCTGGCGCTTTTGACCGGGACCGTCTGGTTGGCCAACTGGGACCAGTCCAAACAGCTGCTCAGTACCGGCGCGCCGATGGCGATCATGACGTTCATCACGATCGCTGGGTTGGCGTGGGTCGGGGGCTACCAGATCGTCGGCGGCAGACTGTTGGGGATCACTGCCGAGGCCGAGACGACCTTGTTGGGGCAGGTCTCGGCGGTCGCACAGGTGCTCATCATCATCACGCTGATCGGGCTCGCCCTGTCGCTGCTCAAACTCGGCTACGAGAACCTCCAGACGGTGCGCGGACCGGGCGAGGCGGTGGCGGCCGACGGGGGGACGGAAGACGACTGA
- a CDS encoding VOC family protein → MIDSVLPDRTHVGRVALRANNLDRLVVFYRDVLGLTVLEREADRATLGAGDDSLLELLAAPEAPERGTEEAGLFHVAFLVPSRAALGDALSRIHERWHLDGASDHRVSEALYLSDPEGNGIEIYRDRPREEWPTNEGRIEMATLPLDLDALGDRRRGEAGVPDETTVGHVHLEVTDLPRVREFYVEGLGLTVRQEWSDAALFLAAGDYHHHVGLNTWNGRTAPASGRGLAWVELLVPDREALGAVRDRIGRAEQSEGTDTLSLSDPDGIELRVRVEGTC, encoded by the coding sequence ATGATCGACTCGGTGCTCCCTGACCGAACCCACGTCGGCCGCGTCGCGCTCCGCGCGAACAACCTCGACCGGCTCGTCGTGTTCTATCGGGACGTGCTCGGGCTGACCGTGCTGGAGCGCGAAGCCGACCGCGCGACGCTCGGTGCGGGCGACGACTCGCTGCTCGAACTGCTCGCGGCCCCCGAGGCGCCCGAACGAGGGACTGAGGAGGCGGGGCTGTTTCACGTGGCATTTCTGGTCCCCTCGCGGGCCGCGCTTGGCGATGCCCTCTCACGGATCCACGAACGCTGGCACCTCGACGGGGCCTCGGATCACCGCGTGAGCGAGGCGCTGTACCTCTCGGACCCGGAGGGAAACGGGATCGAGATCTACCGCGACCGCCCCCGCGAGGAGTGGCCGACCAACGAGGGACGCATCGAGATGGCCACCCTTCCGCTGGATCTGGACGCTCTCGGGGACCGGCGCCGCGGCGAGGCCGGGGTGCCCGACGAAACGACCGTCGGACACGTCCACCTCGAAGTCACCGACCTCCCGCGTGTCCGCGAGTTCTACGTCGAGGGGCTCGGACTGACCGTCAGACAGGAGTGGAGCGACGCGGCGCTGTTTCTCGCCGCCGGCGATTATCACCACCACGTCGGGCTGAACACGTGGAACGGGCGGACGGCTCCCGCGAGTGGGCGCGGGCTCGCGTGGGTCGAACTGCTCGTCCCCGATCGCGAGGCGCTCGGTGCGGTTCGCGATCGGATCGGAAGAGCCGAACAGTCCGAGGGAACCGACACGCTCTCGCTTTCGGACCCGGACGGGATCGAACTGCGAGTGCGAGTAGAGGGAACATGCTGA
- a CDS encoding CobW family GTP-binding protein yields the protein MADAIPVTILSGALGAGKTTLLNHLLTTAEERVAVLVNDMGELNVDAELIAEGGSAEGIAELSNGCICCELQDDLETAVMRLARSRKFDHLVVESSGISEPAPVARLFTARSKAAAVYDVDTLVTVVDAVAFHDLFSGETEPERAELDDGESRPLSDLLIEQIEYCDVLVLNKCDLLGDDELDAVAAILDRLAPDARLLRTEFGELDPAEILHTGLFDPDAGLSDDHDHVDHDHRHPDEEYGVTSVTYRRRRPFSPGALSELLESLPDELVRAKGTFWVAGRDAKLRLGYAGRIARVTAGEPWIAARPEIERDLYRENRPDLEWHERWGDREQALVFIGRGLDHEALIERLDACLTDDDGGDGEPFPTGNEAVEFVS from the coding sequence ATGGCCGACGCGATTCCCGTCACGATCCTCTCGGGGGCGCTGGGTGCGGGCAAGACCACCCTATTGAATCACCTCCTCACGACCGCCGAAGAACGGGTCGCCGTCCTCGTCAACGACATGGGCGAGCTGAACGTCGACGCCGAGCTGATCGCCGAAGGGGGTTCGGCCGAAGGGATCGCCGAACTCTCCAATGGGTGTATCTGCTGTGAACTGCAGGACGATCTGGAGACGGCCGTGATGCGCCTGGCTCGCTCCCGGAAGTTCGACCACCTCGTCGTCGAGTCCTCGGGTATCTCCGAACCCGCACCCGTCGCCCGACTGTTCACGGCGCGTTCGAAGGCCGCCGCCGTCTATGATGTGGACACGCTGGTCACCGTCGTCGACGCCGTCGCCTTCCACGACCTGTTTTCGGGTGAGACCGAACCCGAACGCGCCGAACTCGACGACGGCGAGAGTCGCCCCCTCTCGGACCTCCTGATCGAGCAGATCGAATACTGTGACGTGCTCGTTCTGAACAAATGCGATCTGCTCGGTGACGACGAGCTCGATGCGGTCGCGGCAATCCTCGACCGTCTCGCACCCGATGCCCGACTCCTCCGCACGGAGTTCGGCGAACTCGACCCCGCCGAGATCCTTCATACTGGCCTGTTCGACCCCGATGCGGGGCTGTCGGACGATCACGACCACGTCGACCACGACCACCGCCACCCCGACGAGGAGTACGGCGTCACCTCCGTTACCTACCGGCGGCGGCGACCCTTTTCCCCCGGGGCGCTTTCGGAGCTCCTCGAATCGCTTCCTGACGAACTCGTTCGCGCGAAGGGAACGTTCTGGGTTGCCGGGCGGGACGCGAAACTGCGCCTTGGCTATGCGGGGCGGATCGCCCGAGTGACGGCGGGCGAGCCCTGGATCGCCGCCCGCCCCGAGATCGAACGCGACCTCTACCGGGAGAACCGCCCCGACTTGGAGTGGCACGAGCGGTGGGGCGACCGCGAGCAGGCGCTCGTGTTCATCGGGCGCGGGCTAGATCACGAGGCGCTGATCGAGCGACTGGACGCCTGTCTGACCGACGACGACGGGGGCGACGGTGAGCCCTTCCCGACCGGGAACGAGGCGGTCGAGTTCGTCTCATAG
- a CDS encoding ArsA family ATPase has product MVEFVFFGGKGGVGKTTVASAYALKCARAGLDTLVVSTDPAHSTADVFDQEFGDDPRPVEGVENLRAMEIDPETEVQEHLQETKRALGEQLSSSMVGEIDLQIEMAHRTPGAYEAALLDRFIDVMRTAECDRVVFDTSPTGSTLRLLSLPDLLEKWIDRLAYKREKSIDYFEMAAVGKQEPRRVREGDPILARLRGRKERFAFAGEALEEATFYLVCTPDDLSVRETERSLATHREYDLSVGGVVINKRTPEPDPDEEGRGARFLRGKVETERERIAEMHERFDAPIVGEIETRIREIKGDLLEEVAAELAVDG; this is encoded by the coding sequence ATGGTCGAGTTCGTCTTCTTCGGCGGCAAAGGCGGCGTCGGAAAAACGACGGTCGCGAGTGCCTACGCACTGAAATGTGCGCGTGCGGGTCTCGATACGCTCGTCGTCTCGACGGATCCGGCCCACAGCACCGCCGACGTCTTCGACCAGGAGTTCGGGGACGACCCCCGCCCTGTCGAGGGCGTCGAGAACCTCCGGGCGATGGAGATCGATCCCGAGACCGAGGTGCAGGAGCACCTCCAGGAGACCAAGCGCGCGCTGGGCGAGCAGCTCAGCTCCTCGATGGTCGGGGAGATCGACCTCCAGATCGAGATGGCCCATCGCACCCCGGGCGCCTACGAGGCGGCGCTACTCGACCGCTTTATCGACGTGATGCGCACTGCGGAGTGCGATCGCGTGGTCTTCGACACCTCGCCGACGGGCTCGACGCTGCGGCTGCTGTCGCTGCCCGACTTGCTCGAGAAGTGGATCGACCGCCTGGCGTACAAGCGAGAGAAAAGCATCGATTACTTCGAGATGGCCGCCGTCGGAAAGCAGGAGCCACGACGAGTCCGTGAGGGCGACCCGATCCTCGCGCGCCTCCGGGGACGAAAGGAGCGCTTTGCCTTCGCGGGCGAGGCGCTGGAGGAGGCTACCTTCTACCTGGTCTGTACGCCCGACGACCTCTCCGTGCGCGAAACCGAGCGCTCGCTCGCTACTCACCGCGAGTACGACCTCTCGGTCGGCGGGGTCGTGATCAACAAGCGCACCCCAGAACCCGATCCCGACGAGGAGGGGCGCGGGGCCCGGTTCCTGCGCGGGAAGGTCGAAACCGAGCGCGAGCGGATCGCGGAGATGCACGAGCGCTTCGACGCGCCGATCGTCGGGGAGATCGAAACCCGTATCCGGGAGATCAAGGGCGACCTCCTCGAGGAGGTCGCGGCCGAACTCGCCGTCGACGGCTGA
- a CDS encoding cupin domain-containing protein → MGYHVIDPADIDPTPDRPCTHRSVGDAADLSELAMNVYEADPGQQLPLVYHYHDRQEEVFYVLSGTLSVETPEGEYAVGPDEVFVADPDSPHRAYNAAESGEPVRVLAIGAPPAADDAHPYEPER, encoded by the coding sequence ATGGGCTATCACGTCATCGACCCCGCGGATATCGACCCGACCCCGGACAGGCCGTGTACGCACCGGTCGGTCGGCGACGCCGCCGATCTCTCGGAACTCGCGATGAACGTCTACGAGGCCGACCCCGGCCAGCAGCTCCCGCTCGTCTATCACTACCACGACCGACAGGAAGAGGTCTTCTACGTCCTTTCGGGGACGCTCTCGGTCGAGACCCCTGAGGGCGAGTACGCGGTCGGGCCCGACGAGGTCTTCGTGGCCGACCCCGACAGCCCGCATCGGGCCTACAACGCCGCGGAATCCGGGGAGCCGGTTCGCGTCCTCGCGATCGGCGCGCCGCCGGCCGCGGACGACGCCCACCCCTACGAGCCCGAGCGATGA
- a CDS encoding VOC family protein — protein sequence MLSDATGLHHVTALAGDPRANVGFYVGLLGLRFLRRTVNHEDRFAYHCYYGDASGSPGSVLTFFPYPHGDPGRIGRPQPSAVALSVPGGSLDYWTDRLAAHDPERVERFDEHGLRLSDPDGTSLELIAGRAAGEPWTEHVPENAAIRGIDGVTLWPTNAYATAATLETLGFEPAGQEGDRVRYRAPGEGSHPVDILDRGGEFGREGPGTIHHVALGVESEAELFEWHDLFRECDYHVSRVRDRHYFRSLYVRDAGGILFELATEPVGLVAEDGGERLSLPPWFEEDRELIESQLPSLAVR from the coding sequence ATGCTGAGCGACGCGACCGGACTGCATCACGTCACCGCCCTCGCGGGCGATCCACGGGCGAACGTCGGCTTCTACGTCGGCCTGCTCGGCCTGCGATTCCTCCGTCGAACGGTGAACCACGAGGACCGGTTCGCATATCACTGCTACTACGGCGACGCCTCGGGCTCGCCGGGCAGCGTCCTGACCTTCTTTCCCTATCCACACGGGGATCCCGGCCGGATCGGCCGCCCACAACCCAGCGCGGTGGCGCTCTCGGTCCCGGGGGGATCGCTCGACTACTGGACCGACCGCCTTGCGGCCCACGACCCCGAGCGGGTCGAGCGCTTCGACGAACACGGGCTTCGACTGAGCGATCCCGACGGAACCAGTCTCGAACTGATCGCGGGCAGGGCGGCGGGCGAGCCCTGGACCGAGCACGTCCCGGAGAACGCGGCGATCCGCGGAATCGACGGCGTCACCCTGTGGCCCACGAACGCGTATGCGACCGCCGCGACCCTCGAAACGCTCGGGTTCGAGCCCGCGGGTCAGGAGGGCGACCGGGTGCGCTACCGGGCGCCGGGCGAGGGTTCTCATCCCGTCGACATCCTCGATCGCGGTGGCGAGTTCGGCCGCGAGGGACCGGGGACGATCCACCACGTCGCACTGGGGGTCGAAAGCGAAGCGGAGCTGTTCGAGTGGCACGACCTGTTTCGCGAGTGCGACTACCACGTCTCGCGGGTGCGCGACCGCCACTACTTCCGGTCGCTGTACGTCAGGGATGCCGGCGGGATCCTCTTCGAACTCGCGACCGAACCCGTCGGTCTCGTAGCCGAGGACGGCGGCGAACGCCTCTCGCTCCCGCCGTGGTTCGAGGAGGACCGCGAGCTGATCGAATCGCAGCTCCCGTCGCTGGCGGTGCGTTGA